The following proteins are encoded in a genomic region of Corylus avellana chromosome ca4, CavTom2PMs-1.0:
- the LOC132179038 gene encoding serine carboxypeptidase-like 7, translated as MASKATSVSLNLLLLLLVSATAVSQWIVQTLPGYPGELPFKLETGYISVGNVEFFYYFVESEGNPGADPLILYMNGGPGCSGLNGFLYQIGPLKFNITDYIGGLPTLIYEPNTWTKTANIIFLDSPVGAGFSYATTAEAWNSSDSKSASQNYEFLRNWLGLHPDFLTNPVFLGSDSYAGLTTPILAQHIINGNEAGIMPHVNLKGFSIGCPHTNTDLETNARVTYAHRMALISNAMYESAKSSCHGNYAVSTNANCTEALSAIAQCIKLISESNILEPNCASLSPKAEEERAPRSLTENSQNFILPSPITTADFWCKNFEYLLMDIWGNYRSVQDALHVRKGTVAEFFRCNLNITDAKHYTYDITDVVPYHKNLTHTGLQILVFSGDHDMVVPHNGIEQWINALDLTVDVDWRPWFVTGQVAGYTIKYTNDGYRLTYATIKGAGHSPQEYKRKECYDMFCRWIHYYPL; from the exons ATGGCTTCCAAAGCAACCTCAGTATCCTTGAATTTGCTGCTTCTTCTGCTTGTCTCAGCCACCGCGGTCTCTCAATGGATTGTCCAAACTCTTCCAGGCTACCCCGGTGAATTACCCTTTAAACTTGAAACTGG ATACATAAGTGTGGGCAATGTGGAATTCTTCTACTATTTTGTTGAGTCGGAAGGGAATCCGGGAGCTGATCCTCTTATACTCTACATGAATGGAGGCCCTGGGTGTTCCGGTTTAAATGGATTCCTTTACCAGATCG GCCCATTAAAATTCAATATCACTGATTACATTGGGGGCCTACCAACATTAATATACGAACCAAACACATGGACGAag ACTGCCAACATAATATTTTTAGATTCTCCTGTGGGTGCTGGCTTTTCATATGCGACAACTGCGGAGGCTTGGAACTCATCAGACTCAAAATCGGCTTCACAAAACTATGAGTTTCTAAGAAAT TGGTTGGGCCTACACCCAGATTTTCTGACCAATCCAGTCTTTCTTGGAAGCGATTCATATGCAGGACTAACTACTCCAATTCTTGCTCAACATATAATAAATG GCAATGAAGCAGGAATTATGCCTCATGTGAATCTgaaa GGATTCTCGATTGGATGCCCACATACAAATACAGATCTAGAAACGAACGCAAGGGTCACATATGCACACCGGATGGCTTTAATATCGAACGCTATGTATGAG TCAGCCAAAAGTAGTTGCCATGGGAATTACGCTGTTTCCACCAATGCAAACTGCACCGAGGCACTTTCAGCAATAGCCCAG TGCATCAAGCTAATAAGCGAATCAAATATATTGGAGCCCAACTGTGCTTCCTTGTCACCAAAAGCTGAAGAAGAAAGAGCTCCAAGATCTCTCACAGaaaactctcaaaatttcattctACCATCGCCTATAACAACTGCTGACTTTTGGTGCAAA AATTTTGAATATTTGCTGATGGACATATGGGGAAATTATAGAAGTGTCCAAGATGCTCTTCATGTTCGAAAG GGCACAGTCGCAGAGTTCTTTAGGTGCAACCTCAACATCACCGATGCCAAGCATTACACATATGACATCACTGATGTTGTCCCATACCATAAAAATCTCACTCATACAGGCTTGCAAATCCTGGTCTTCAG TGGCGATCATGACATGGTTGTACCACATAACGGTATTGAGCAATGGATAAATGCTCTAGACCTAACGGTGGATGTTGATTGGAGACCTTGGTTTGTTACTGGTCAAGTTGCAgg GTACACGATCAAATATACAAATGACGGATACCGCTTGACATACGCGACTATAAAG GGAGCTGGACACTCGCCACAAGAGTACAAACGCAAGGAATGTTATGACATGTTTTGTAGATGGATCCACTACTATCCTCTTtag